Part of the Scomber japonicus isolate fScoJap1 chromosome 2, fScoJap1.pri, whole genome shotgun sequence genome, tgtgtgtgtgtgtatgtgtgtgtgtgtgtgtgtgtgtgtctgtgtgtgtgtgtgtgtgtgtgtgtgtgtcagcaagTCACATGCTGATCAGAAAGATCCTCAAtcaggatacacacacacacacacagtaacacacacacacacactgtaacacacacacacacacagacacacacacacacacacacacacacacacacacacacacacacacacacacacagtaacacacacacacacactgtaacacacacacacacacacacacacacacacacacacacacacacacacacacacacacacacacacacacacacagacacacacacacacacacacatgattaattgattaattctAAACgtattgatatattttatattttatattgtataaaTTGTtctaataaatattaaatcttgaatcttgaatctttgGTTCTGagatgaatatttatttatcagctTTATTGTGAAACCTGAGCAGGAAGTGTGACACCAGCGTcctgacagccaatcagagatgtCAGAGTCAAGGTGGAGGACTGCAGGGTGACAgcggggtggtgggggggcggtagaggggtgggggggggggcgttgggttacaggaagcagcagcagggacgCTGCTGAATTATTGATCAACTTAATGGACAACTTTTCATCAAGTTCAGTTTGATTCCTGCAGCAGAAAACCTCCTGAGACACAAtgacctgggggggggggggggggggggggggggggaggagaggggggagagaggggggggggagagagggggggggagagggggggagggagagagaggggggggggagaggggggggagagagagggggggagggagagagagggggggagggagagagacacacaatgACTAGAACGGcaaggagggtgggggggagagagggggagagggagggagagagagagagagacggggggagggagggagagagagacacacaatgACCAGAAcggcaaggagggaggggggggagagagggggagagagggagagacgggggggagagggagggagagagggagagagagagagagggggggagagagagagggggggggagagagagagagggggggagagagaggggggggggagagagagggggggacgggggggagagagagagggagagagacagagagagagagagagagaaggggggagagagagagagagagggggagagagagagggggggggagagggggggacgggggagagagagagggagagagacagagagagagagagagagggagggagacagagaggggggggagagagagggggggacggggggggagagagagagagagagagagagggagagagaaggagggagagagaaattaaaataaacactatcGCGTTGACCTTTATTCTGAAGGCAGCTTCCGGGGTGTGCGTGCTTGCTGCCGTCACCTTGACGCACCTGCCGGTCAGTCGGCATGACAACGCGCTCTCGAGGACAAACGGAGAACGGCTGACGGGCGCGAGGATGGCCGCTGAAGATGCCCAGTAACGGAAACAGCGGCGGGAAGAACAGCGGCGGGAAGCCACAGAAGAGCAGCACCGGGAGCTGCACCGGGACGTGCACCGGGCCCGGGGCCGCGGGCGGCTCGGTCCATGTCCCGGCCATGCAGAGAGCCAGGCCGGTAACGGTGACGGTAACCGGGGTGAGCCTGGCTCTCAGCCTgctgtccctgctgctgctggtctcCGCCATCTCCACCGACCACTGGTACGAGACCGACACCCGCCGCCACAAGCTCAACTGCGACGGTTCCGACTCCAACGACCAGAAGAACCGGGAGATGCCCATCTACCACCtgccgctggtggacaccggggCCCGGCAGCGGGACGTGGCGCTGATGAAGCCGGTGCACGTCGgtagcagagaggaggagctgctggagAACTGGAGGGCCATCCTCGGGATGGGCATCCTGGAGACGGACTGCGGCAGGCCGCTGTTCTCCACTCACTACGGCCTCTGGAGGAAGTGCTACTTCCAGGACCTGGACCCGGACATCGACAAGCTCATAGACCGGGGTCTGACTCtacttatatatattatattatacttatatatatatatatatatatatatatatatatatatatatatatatattattatattatattatattatatataatatatactacTTCCAGAACCCGGACATCGACAAGCTCATAGACCGGGGTCtgactttatattatattatattatattatatatatatatatatatattattatattctattattatatataatatataatatatactacATCCAGAACCTGGACATCGACAAGCTCATAGACCGGGGTCTGActatatattatacttatattatatatatatatatatgtattatattatattatataaaataaatataaattatagtatatatacatgatatattatatattatatatatcatgtatatatatagacacacatatatatatatatatatatatataaatatacagtcaTAGaccatatataataatatatttatataagtgTGTCTTTATAttctgctttcatttaaaatatataaacaggATTAAAAGCTTCCTGATCTCACCTTTGATCTCAACTGTTCTCACCTTTGATCTCACCTTTGATCTCACCTGATCTCACCTTTGATCTCACCTGATCTCACCTTTGATCTCACCTGATCTCACCTTTGATCTCACCTTTGATCTCACCTGATCTCACCTTTGatctcacctgttctcacctTTGATCTCACCTTTGATCTCACCTGATCTCACCTTTGATCTCACCTGATCTCACCTTTGATCTCACCTTTGATCTCACCTGATCTCACCTTTGATCTCACCTGATCTCACCTGATCTCACCTGATCTCACCTTTGATCTCACCTTTGatctcacctgttctcacctgATCTCACCTTTGATTTCACCTGATCTCACCTGATCTCACCTGatctcacctgttctcacctttgatctcacctgttctcacctgatctcacctgttctcacctgatctcacctgttctcacctgttctcacctgttctcacctgatctcacctttgatctcacctgttctcacctgatctcacctgttctcacctttgatctcacctgttctcacctttgatctcacctgttctcacctgatctcacctgttctcacctgatctcacctttgatctcacctgttctcacctgttctcacctgttctcacctttgatctcacctgttctcacctgttctcacctgATCTCACCTGATCTCACCTTTGATCTCACCTTTGATCTCACCTGATCTCACCTTTGatctcacctgttctcacctgatctcacctgatctcacctttgatctcacctgttctcacctttgatctcacctgatctcacctgttctcacctgttctcacctttgacctcacctgttctcacctgatctcacctgatctcacctttgatctcacctgttctcacctgatctcacctgatctcacctgatctcacctgttctcacctTTGATCTCACCTTTGATCTCACCTGATCTCACCTGatctcacctgttctcacctgttctcacctttgatctcacctgttctcacctgatctcacctgatctcacctttgatctcacctgttctcacctgATCTCACCTGATCTCACCTTTGATCTCACCTGATCTCACCTTTGATCTCACCTGATCTCACCTGatctcacctgttctcacctgatctcacctgttctcacctTTGATCTCACCTGATCTCACCTTTGATCTCACCTGATCTCACCTTTGATCTCACCTGATCTCACCTGatctcacctgttctcacctgttctcacctgttctcacctgatctcacctgttctcacctgttctcacctgttctcacctgatctcacctgttctcacctgttctcacctttgatctcacctgttctcacctgttctcacctttgatctcacctgttctcacctgttctcacctgttctcacctgatctcacctttgatctcacctgttctcacctgttctcacctgttctcacctgatctcacctgttctcacctgatctcacctgatctcacctgttctcacctgtgCAGGTATTGCAGACCGCTGCACTGCTGTGAAGTATCACTTCTCTCAGCCGATCAGACTGAGGAACATTCCTCTGAATCTGACTAGAACCATCCAGCAGGACGAGTGGCACCTGCTGCgtgagtaacacacacacacacacacacacacacacacacacacactgtaacacacacacacacacacacacacacacacacacacacacacacacacacactcacacacacacacacaaacacacacacgcacacacatagagcaggtctaacccgagcccagtgcatcatgggagtcccccggcagtctaagcctatagcagcataaactagaagctttatcacaaaggaacgtttgaagcctcttaaacgtagagagggttctgccccccggaaccaatctgggagatggtt contains:
- the tmem178a gene encoding transmembrane protein 178A, which translates into the protein MPSNGNSGGKNSGGKPQKSSTGSCTGTCTGPGAAGGSVHVPAMQRARPVTVTVTGVSLALSLLSLLLLVSAISTDHWYETDTRRHKLNCDGSDSNDQKNREMPIYHLPLVDTGARQRDVALMKPVHVGSREEELLENWRAILGMGILETDCGRPLFSTHYGLWRKCYFQDLDPDIDKLIDRGIADRCTAVKYHFSQPIRLRNIPLNLTRTIQQDEWHLLHLRRITAGFLGMAAAVLLCGSIVASVGFFWEESLTQHVSGLLFLMAGIFCTISLCTYAASMTYDLSRNPPFIYGLPADVDHGYGWSICCAWVSLGLSVAAGCLGTTFPFLSRAGGRGSKTARESSV